Below is a genomic region from Pseudomonas frederiksbergensis.
GTTTCGCCATGAACGCTATAGTTTCTTATTTCAAATTTCTGTCGATCAAATTTTTCTTTAAATAGGCCTCTGCTTTTAGGTCATAGCGTTTTACGTATTACATTTTGTGTGCAGGTGAGTCACCACCAAGATGGTGGATGTAGTGATGCATTGAAGCCAAGAGATTTTAAATTACTAAGTAGAGTAGTATCTTTAACCAAGATCATTCCTTCGTGACCTATTATGCATGCTTGCCACTCAGGACTTTTAAGGCTGTAGACACATAGGCTGTCGCAGTTTTTCGCTATGAAGTTTTTTTCTTGCGTGATTTTATTTATTAATGTGCCGGTTAGTCGGAGTCTTTGAGTGCACCTCGTGATGCCACCACTCTTGTAAGTTGTAACTGGAATTGCATTGACAGTGGTTGATGCAAAAATACTTTCGCCAATTATGCTATCAATGCTCGACTCTGGATACAGCCAGATCACTAGCTCGATGGATTCCTGATTCGCAAGCTCAGAGATCAAGTGTGTTCGTCTCTCGAAGCTACTTTCTTCAATATAAATCATTTTACTTTCCTTTAGTAATTCAGGCCTGACCTGAGTTTTAACACTCTCTAGGCACGCCCTCCATTGGATCAGGGAGGCGTTGTGGATTTATCCTTTCCAACGTTTCAGGAGAAAGTGGGATTAGTATTAAAGGAATTTTTAGATTCCAGTTGAACTTGTCGTTTATCTTGTCTTTTATTTGTTGGGGCGGTTCCTTTCCGTGTCGTATAGATCCGTCCTTATTTACCGCATTCTTCCGCGGGTCGGATTTATCTCCCCAATGAACATGTTCCTTGCCACCATTGTGTGATTCCACTCCACTACCAAGATTGGGTTTGGTGAGGCCGTATGGGTCAAAGAAGCTAATTGGATTTCCCTCAACATACCCATAGGTGTTAAGGCCGCCATTCAGCCCAATCGGATCACTTTGGACATAGCGCCCCGCTTCCGGATCGTAATCCCGGAAATAGTTATAGTACAGCCCGCTCTCAGCATCGTAATACTGGCCAGGAAAGCGGAGGTTCAAGGTCAGGCTGCCGCTGGTTTCTCCGGCGCCAAAGGCGTCGGATTTCCATTGCCATATGGTGTGCTGACTGGCGTTGGTGGCGATACGCGGTGTGTTGAGGTGATCGCTATGGATATAAAACGAGGTGCTGTTTGCGAGTGCGCCTGTCGCGTCGTAGTTAACGCTGACTCCACCTAATGGCAGACCCTCGAGCCAGACATAGTATTGACTCGTTAGCTTGTTGCCTTGGCTGTCGAACAGGGTTTCGCCCAACAGTTGCCCATCAGGTCCGTAGAGGAATGTGGTCACACTTTGCGGCGTGATTTTCTGGGTGCGCTGACCCAAAACGTTGTAGCGAAACTCGGCCAGGGTCAGGTCGCCGTTTTTCACGCTGCTCAGGCGATTTTGTTCGTCGTAGGTCAATTGACGATCAGCGCGGTCTTGGGTCAGATTGCCCGCTGCATCAGCGATGACCACTTGGTCGTCGATTTGAGTCAAACGGTTATTGCTGGCGTCATACTGGTAAGTAGTGACGGCACTCTCTTGCACCTGACCTTCGATTAGCGGCGCGAGGGTTTTGTCGGTTCGATTGCCCACCGCGTCATAGGTGAAGGTCTGCTGTCGGCTGGCATCTGTCTCTTCTGTCAGGCGGTCCAACGCGTCGTAGCTGTAGTTCAGTTCGCCGAACAGGTTGCTTTGTATTTGGGTGATGTTGCCGTTGGCATCGTAGTCATACAGGTTGCTCCAGCCGGCGACGATTTGTGCTGTCAACCGATAGTCCTGGTCATAGCTACGTTCAAGCGTGGCGCCGTTGGTCCAGGTCAGGCTTTTAAGCGGGCCGAAGGGGAGATAAGCAAGGTTGCTGGCGAAGCTGATCGGTTCATCTGCGCCAAGCCGCATTTGCACCTGGCTGACCTGCCCGGCGGAGTTGCGCAGGTAGTCGATGCTGAAGCCCGTCGGATAGTCGATACGGATCAGTCGATTGGCTCCGTCGTACCCATAGCCGAGGTTATCGGACCGAGCGACTTCGTTCGTTGTCAGGAGATGCCGTTGCCCTGTGAGGTTGCCTTGCTCATCGTAGGTGTAACTCAGCACACCATTGCTGTCTTCTACCCCAGTTAATCGGCCGCTGCCTTTGTTGCCCTCGGCCATCGCGTCGTAGTGGAACTGGGTATCCAGTTGTGGTTTGGCCGGATAACGGCGAGCAGTCAAACGATTGAGGGCGTCGTAGGTGAAAAGCGTAACGACGCCGCGGGCATCAGTCTTCTGTGTGATGTTGCCAGCGGCGTCATGCTTGTAGATGTGGGTGCCGCTGTCGGGGCTGACCAGATGGGTCAGATTGCCGAGGCCGTCGTATTGATATCGAGTGATCACTCCGCGCGGGTCGTGTACGTGTGTGAGGTTGTCTTGGGCGTCGTATTCAAAACGAGTGGTGCCGTTTAGCGGGTCGGTGTTCTTCACTAACCGGTCGAGCGGGTCATAGGCTCTGCTATTGCTGTCATTGCGAGGGTTGGTAGCGACGGTGGGATTATCGTTCAGGTCGTACTGCAGGCGACGGGTCTGACCAGCAGCACCCACTGAGTGCAGCAAGCGACCCAGTTCGTCATATACCCATCGATGCTGTTTCGTCAGATTGCCCGCACTGTCTTTCAGGCGTGTTGCGGTGCGATTGCCCATTGGATCAACATCGAATTCGACTCGCTCTTCCAGGCTATTGGTTATACGAGTGAGCCGCCTGGCGTCGTCCCAGGTGTAGGCCAACCAGCTACCGTCACCACGAATCAGCTTGGTGATATCACCGACAGCGTTGTATTCGAATTGTATTGTGCTGTTTTCGATACTGACTGACGTTAACCATCCTTGGGGCGCATAGGTCAGGGTTGTGGCGACTCCATTTGGATCAATGATGGTCTGGGGATTTCCCATATAGTCGAAATTTGACAGCTCAGTGATGTGCCCAAGGGTGTTGGTAACGCGCGTCAGATTGCCTTCTGTGTCGTATTCGTAGTGAGTTATATCGTTAACATCGGTTCGCGGTCCATCCGAGTACTCGAGCAAGCCTTTAGCATTGTAGGTGAATGACCAGCCGCGCTCCGGTGCTTGCCAAAAGGGCACGGTAACAAGAGTGCCCCCCACCGCTAGCGCTAACAACCCTACCCTAAATATACGTGTGTTCATGATCAGATCCTTCTGAATCAACGTGAGATAACAGTTTTACTAAGTTGTCGTCCTTGGGCGTCATAGGTGTACTGGATTAGCCGGTTCGGTTCGGTGATGCGCACGGGAGAAAACAAAGTCGGGTGCCACTCGGTGGCAATAGTTTTGGCGTCGGGTGTCCCGCTGGCTTCTGTTCTGGAAGTTTCCAGTCTCCGGTCGTTATAGGAGTAAGTTGTAATATTGCCGTTGTTGTTTGTTTTCGTTTTTAGATTGCCACGATCATCGTATGTGAAGGACGAATTACTATCAGGGCAGTTCGCGGAGGGTAAACCTTTAATTGAAATGATATGTTTGACGTTTTGAATAAGGTCAAACTTATAATGAGTGGATTTTCCTAGCGCATTGATGATGGTGGTTGACCCGTCGTTGTTGTAGTTGACCAGCATTCTATCCGCAGCTGCTCCGTGCTCACTTGAAATGGCTCGTCCTTGACCATCATAACTCCAGCTGGCGTAACGAATGCCGCGCTCATCAATTATGCCTGTCAGTAGCGTGGGGTTTCTCTCATCTTCGTATAGATAATCTTTTTTATCGCCGCCGTCTTCATATAAACGAGTAACGCGTTTTAATTGTTTGTATTCGTTGTAGGAGTAATCAATTGTGACATTCTGGGATTCAAGCTTTACAGGTTGCCCGCGGGGATCTTCAGTTATTTTGATGTGGGTGCCGTATTCATCAGTAACAGTTATATAATTTTTGTCCTGCTTTATGTGTTGCAGCGCCCCTAGATACTCGATGGCGAGTAGTTTTCCTCTATCATCGAAGTCATAAAAATGGTTGTCTTTCGACTGATAGCGCCAGCGATTTCCCTTGCGAGCTAAAAATCCCTGTTCGGGGTGTTGGACGGATAGATTTGGTTCTGATCTGTCAAACGTTGAGGTTGTCCCGTCTGCATTAAAAAGCGCTATGATCTCAGAATTTATATCAAGTCGATAATTATAACTGTGTGTCCACAGGCCATTTGCACTTGTATAGGTTCTAGAGAATCTGACTGAATTAGGCTTGTGTTTGTTTTTAGGGGGCGCGAAATCTGTTTCTATTTGAATTTTTTGCCCGGTTGAAAAGTTTATAGGGTTTCCAGCGATGCTAGAGGGGCAGCTTCCGCCAAAGGTTTTAATTTCGCACTGTCCGGTTAGTGAGTTGTATTTTTTGCCTTGCTCACAGTTTTCCCCTGAGCGTACAAGTCCTATCGCACCCATGTAATCTCCATCGGAGAAAAACATAGGGCACACCCAGGTATTCTTTTCTTTTCCGGATTGTGCTGGCGTGTAAACCCATGTAGCGTCATATTCTTTATATAGCCATCTACAAACTGAATCTGGGGAGGAATGCTCTGGCTGCTGATTATGTGGAATATCTTGTTCATTTACCTTCCAGTGATACCCCTGCGCTTGTAATTCACGGGTTGTTGCGAACGTTAAAAATAAAAAAAGGCCATTGTATATTTTGGTTGCCATATAGACCTTCCTTGGTCGTATTTTAGATTGCTAGATGTATGCTGTCGTTATAACAAGTTTGGAATTTTTTGTATTGGCCTGAAATAAAATGTATATAACAAATTTGGTAGCATATATGCCGTCATACATTTCTTGTTGTTTCTATATGCAACACAAGGCGGAGCTTCTATAGGGCGGTTGATTACGATGGACATTTTGATACTTGTCTCTGTTTTGCCAAGATCAGCGTGGGCTGAAGCCCTTATGAGATTACCAGCACCCGTTTCGCCCATGGGTGAGGATCGCTACATGGAGCGCCTATGGCCAAAACAAAGGGCAGAAGGACCATTCAGTTACGCATTGAGCAGGCAAAAAGCCGATTCATGTAGTATAACTACAAGCTTGCTACATCCCCGGCGCCAGCCCATAACAATGAGTCCTGCCCTTTGAACCTGTTGCAACATATCGCCCAGTCTCGCCACCTGTTACGCAAATCGGAACTCAAGGTTGCCGATCACGTGCTGCTTGACCCTGCGGCTGTGATGCACAGTTCCATGGCCGATCTTGCCCACAGTGTCGGCATCAGCGAGCCGACCATCGTGCGTTTCTGTCGTGCTATCGGTTGTTCGGGTTTTCAGGACTTGAAACTGAAACTGGCGCAAAGCCTGGCAGCGGGGGCGAGCTTCGGGCAGTTCGCGATTCACGAAGACGATTCGGTCGCCGACTACAGCCTGAAAATCTTTGACACCACCCTGCACACCCTGATGGAGGTTCGCGAGAAGCTCGATCCGGTGGAGTTACAGAGGGCTGTGTCGCTCATGTCCCAGGCCCAGCGTGTCGAGTTCTACGGCTTCGGCGCGTCCGGCGCCGTTGCAGCGGATGCCCAGCACAAATTTTTCCGTTTGCTGCTGACCGCAGCAGCTTATTCCGACCCGCACATGCAGGCGATGTCGGCGGTCACGCTGAAACCGACGGACGTGGCGATCTGCATTTCCCAGTCTGGCCGCTCCAAAGATCTGTTGATCACCGCCAACCTGGTGCGTGAAAGTGGCGCTTCGCTGATCACGTTGTGCCCGAGCCAGACCCCGTTGGCCGAGCTGTCGACCGTCAACCTGGCGATCGATGTGCACGAAGACACCGAGATCTACACGCCGCTGACTTCGCGCATCGCTCACCTGGTGGTGATCGACGTATTGGCCATGGGCGTGGCCATGGCGCGCGGGCCGAGCCTGGTCAACCACCTCAAGAGCGTCAAACGCAGCCTTCGCAGCCTGCGCCTGTCGCCCAAGTCGGTGAAAGCGCTGGACGATTGATTCAAACGATCGCAGCCTGCGGCAGCTCCTACGGGAGTACACATTGCCCGTGTAGGAGCTGCCGCAGGCTGCGATCTTTGCTTTTAACTGCGTTGATAACTTTCACATCCCTGTAACCCACCCGCCGCCAAACCGTCATCCCCCGCGCCTATCTTGAAACTCCCGTACTCGCCTTGGGAGACTCGAAATGGCCCAGCACTACGAAGAACGCAACAGCGCAGTCAAAACCCGCCGTCAGCAAGAAGACCAGCGCCGCATGGCGTTTCGCCGCGCGATTGAAGATCGATGCGAGCACCGCCAGCTTCTGGCCGAGATTGGCGACTTTCCCGACGCAGCCGAACTCAACTACTGGCAGGCAACACCGGCAGCTTCGCGTCGAAACGCTCAACCAGCGCGCTGATCTGCACCCGTTCACTGCGGATAAATCCCAGGAACGCATGCGCTACCGGTGACAGGCGTTTGGCTTTGGCCTGCACCAGGCACCAACTGCGGTACAACGGCAGTTCTTCGACCGGCAGCTCCTTGAGCGCGCCGGTCGCCAACTCCAGGTTCAGGGCGTGGCGCGTCAACAAGGCCAGGCCCAGACCCGCCACCACGCATTCACGCTGGGCTTCGGCCGATGCCACTTCCACGGTCTGGGTGAAGTGCACGCGCTTTTCTTTGAAATATTCTTCGCAGGCCAGTCGTGTCCCGGAGCCCGGTTCGCGCAAGAGCAGCGTGTAGGGTTCCAGATCCTGCAAGCGCAGTGGTCCCATGTGGCACAGAGGATGATCCGGTGGTGCGACGGCAACGATCGGGTTGTTGAGGAAGGGCAAGAACTCCAGGCCCATGTCCTGCGGCACCATGGACATGATCACCAGGTCGTCGCGGTTGTCGGACAGGCGTCGAATCGCCTGGGCGCGGTTGACCACCGTCAGGTGCAGGTTCACTTCCGGGTGCTGACGCTTGAAGGCGGCAAACAAGTGCGGTACGAAGTACTTGGCGCTGGATTCCACCGCCAGTTTCAGCTGACCTTGCAGCGAGCCTTGCATGTCCGAAAGCTGCATATCGAGGTTTTCCAGGCGCCCGAAAATATCCCGGCTGGCGCGCTGTAACGCTTCAGCCGCTTCGGTCATGTAGAGTTTTTTGCCGACGTAATCGAATAAAGGCTGGCCAATCAGCTCTTCAAGCTGACGAATCTGTAGGCTGACGGCCGGTTGTGTGAGCGACATTTCGTCGGCTGCGCGGCTATAGGAGCGTAAATCGCAGACTTCATTGAAGATCTGAAGCTGGCGCAATGTCATACGCATCAAAGACTTACGCATTATCTAGAGACTCTGGTCATAGGCGGGTCGTTCAACTATAAGTCTTTGCTTATACCTAACCCAATAATTATTGATTTTTGTTAATCCCTTGAGCGGGCTAGTGTGACTACGCGACTGGCTTGAAACATTTAGTCACGCGCCGACCCAGTCCAAGGTCGTGGGTAGCAACCGGCTCAAGGGAACCTCCAAGTGATAAAAAAGATCCTGATTGCCAACCGTGGTGAGATTGCCGTACGAATCGTACGTGCCTGCGCCGAGATGGGCATTCGTTCGGTCGCGATCTATTCCGACGCTGATCGCCATGCGTTGCATGTCAAACGCGCCGATGAAGCCCACAGCATTGGTGCCGAGCCACTGGCAGGCTACCTGAACCCGCGCAAGCTGGTGAACCTGGCGGTGGAAACCGGTTGCGACGCGTTGCACCCAGGTTATGGCTTTCTTTCGGAAAACGCCGAGCTGGCGGATATCTGCGCCGAGCGCGGTATCAAATTCATTGGCCCATCGGCGGAAGTCATTCGCCGCATGGGCGACAAGACCGAAGCCCGCCGCAGCATGATCAAGGCCGGTGTGCCGGTCACGCCGGGCACTGAAGGCAACGTTGCCGACATCGCCGAAGCCCTGACCGAAGGCGATCGCATCGGTTACCCGGTGATGCTCAAGGCCACCTCCGGTGGTGGCGGTCGCGGGATTCGTCGCTGCAACAGCCGCGAAGAATTGGAACAAGCCTTCCCGCGAGTGATTTCCGAAGCGACCAAGGCCTTTGGTTCGGCGGAAGTCTTTCTCGAAAAATGCATCGTCAATCCCAAGCACATCGAAGCGCAGATCCTCGGCGACAGCTTCGGCAACGTGGTGCACCTGTTCGAGCGTGATTGCTCGATCCAGCGTCGTAACCAGAAACTGATCGAGATCGCCCCAAGCCCGCAACTGACGCCAGAGCAACGCGCCTACATCGGCGACCTGTCGGTGCGTGCAGCCAAGGCGGTGGGTTACGAGAACGCTGGCACTGTGGAGTTCCTGCTCGCCGAGGGCGAGGTGTACTTCATGGAGATGAACACTCGGGTGCAGGTGGAACACACCATCACCGAAGAAATCACTGGCATCGACATCGTCCGTGAGCAGATCCGCATTGCGTCCGGTCTGCCTCTGTCGGTGAAACAGGAAGACATCCAGTACCGCGGTTTCGCGCTGCAATTCCGGATCAATGCCGAAGACCCGAAAAACAACTTCCTGCCGAGCTTTGGCAAGATCACCCGTTACTACGCACCCGGCGGTCCCGGCGTCCGTACCGACACGGCGATCTACACCGGTTACACCATTCCACCGTTCTACGACTCCATGTGCCTGAAACTGGTGGTCTGGGCATTGACCTGGGAAGAGGCAATGGACCGTGGCTTGCGCGCCCTCGACGACATGCGTCTGCAAGGGGTCAAGACCACCGCCGCCTATTACCAGGAAATTCTGCGTAACCCGGAATTTCGTAGCGGTCAGTTCAATACCAGCTTCGTTGAAAGCCACCCAGAACTGACCAACTACTCGATCAAGCGCAAACCCGAAGAGCTGGCCCTGGCCATCGCCGCCGCCATCGCCGCCCACGCAGGCCTGTGAGGAACAAAACAATGTCCAAGACCCCTTCTTCTAAAAAAATACATGTCACTGACACAATCCTGCGCGACGCTCACCAATCGCTGCTCGCGACCCGCATGCGCACTGACGACATGCTGCCGATCTGCGACAAGCTCGACAAAGTCGGCTACTGGTCGCTGGAAGTCTGGGGCGGCGCGACCTTCGATGCCTGCGTACGCTTCCTCAAAGAAGACCCGTGGGAGCGTCTGCGCAAATTGCGTGCGGCGCTGCCTAACACCCGTTTGCAAATGCTCCTGCGCGGACAGAACCTGCTGGGCTACCGTCACTACAGCGACGACGTGGTCAAGGCCTTTGTCGCCAAGGCCGCCGTGAACGGCATCGACGTCTTCCGCATCTTCGACGCGATGAACGACGTGCGTAACCTGCGGGTGGCCATCGAAGCGGTAAAAGCTGCCGGCAAACACGCCCAGGGCACTATCGCCTACACCACCAGCCCGGTGCACACCATCGAGGCGTTCGTGGCGCAAGCCAAGCAAATGGAAGCCATGGGTTGCGACTCCGTGGCGATCAAGGACATGGCCGGCTTGCTGACCCCGTACGCCACTGGCGAACTGGTCAAAGCGTTGAAATCCGAGCAGTCGTTGCCGATATTCATCCATTCCCACGACACTGCGGGCCTGGCCGCGATGTGCCAACTGAAGGCCATCGAAAATGGTGCCGACCATATCGACACCGCAATCTCCAGCTTCGCTTGGGGCACCAGTCACCCAGGCACCGAGTCGATGGTTGCCGCCCTTAAAGGCAGCGAGTTCGACACCGGCCTGAGTCTGGAGCTGCTGCAGGAAATCGGTTTGTACTTCTACGCCGTGCGCAAAAAGTACCACCAGTTCGAAAGCGAATTCACCGCCGTCGACACCCGCGTGCAAGTCAACCAGGTGCCGGGCGGGATGATTTCCAACCTCGCCAACCAGTTGAAAGAGCAGGGCGCGCTGAACCGCATGAGCGAAGTGCTGGCCGAAATCCCGCGGGTTCGCGAAGACCTCGGTTTCCCGCCGCTGGTGACCCCGACTTCGCAGATCGTCGGTACTCAGGCGTTCTTCAACGTGTTGGCCGGTGAGCGCTACAAGACCATCACCAACGAAGTGAAGCTCTACTTGCAGGGTGGCTATGGCAAGGCACCGGGCACCGTCGACGAGAAACTGCGTCGTCAGGCGATCGGCAGCGAAGAGGTGATCGATGTTCGTCCTGCTGACTTGATCAAGCCGGAAATGACCAGGCTGCGCGGCGAAATTGGGGCGCTGGCCAAGTCCGAAGAAGACGTGCTGACCTATGCGATGTTCCCGGACATCGGGCGCAAGTTCCTTGAAGAGCGCGAGGCCGGCACCCTGACTCCAGAAGTGCTGTTGCCGATTCCAGAAGCCGGTGGCGTGACCTCGGCGGGCGGCGAAGGTGTACCGACCGAGTTCGTCATCGACGTTCACGGTGAAACCTACCGCGTCGACATCACTGGTGTGGGCGTCAAGGCTGAAGGCAAGCGTCACTTTTACCTGTCCATCGACGGCATGCCGGA
It encodes:
- a CDS encoding RHS repeat-associated core domain-containing protein, which gives rise to MNTRIFRVGLLALAVGGTLVTVPFWQAPERGWSFTYNAKGLLEYSDGPRTDVNDITHYEYDTEGNLTRVTNTLGHITELSNFDYMGNPQTIIDPNGVATTLTYAPQGWLTSVSIENSTIQFEYNAVGDITKLIRGDGSWLAYTWDDARRLTRITNSLEERVEFDVDPMGNRTATRLKDSAGNLTKQHRWVYDELGRLLHSVGAAGQTRRLQYDLNDNPTVATNPRNDSNSRAYDPLDRLVKNTDPLNGTTRFEYDAQDNLTHVHDPRGVITRYQYDGLGNLTHLVSPDSGTHIYKHDAAGNITQKTDARGVVTLFTYDALNRLTARRYPAKPQLDTQFHYDAMAEGNKGSGRLTGVEDSNGVLSYTYDEQGNLTGQRHLLTTNEVARSDNLGYGYDGANRLIRIDYPTGFSIDYLRNSAGQVSQVQMRLGADEPISFASNLAYLPFGPLKSLTWTNGATLERSYDQDYRLTAQIVAGWSNLYDYDANGNITQIQSNLFGELNYSYDALDRLTEETDASRQQTFTYDAVGNRTDKTLAPLIEGQVQESAVTTYQYDASNNRLTQIDDQVVIADAAGNLTQDRADRQLTYDEQNRLSSVKNGDLTLAEFRYNVLGQRTQKITPQSVTTFLYGPDGQLLGETLFDSQGNKLTSQYYVWLEGLPLGGVSVNYDATGALANSTSFYIHSDHLNTPRIATNASQHTIWQWKSDAFGAGETSGSLTLNLRFPGQYYDAESGLYYNYFRDYDPEAGRYVQSDPIGLNGGLNTYGYVEGNPISFFDPYGLTKPNLGSGVESHNGGKEHVHWGDKSDPRKNAVNKDGSIRHGKEPPQQIKDKINDKFNWNLKIPLILIPLSPETLERINPQRLPDPMEGVPREC
- a CDS encoding DUF6531 domain-containing protein; this encodes MATKIYNGLFLFLTFATTRELQAQGYHWKVNEQDIPHNQQPEHSSPDSVCRWLYKEYDATWVYTPAQSGKEKNTWVCPMFFSDGDYMGAIGLVRSGENCEQGKKYNSLTGQCEIKTFGGSCPSSIAGNPINFSTGQKIQIETDFAPPKNKHKPNSVRFSRTYTSANGLWTHSYNYRLDINSEIIALFNADGTTSTFDRSEPNLSVQHPEQGFLARKGNRWRYQSKDNHFYDFDDRGKLLAIEYLGALQHIKQDKNYITVTDEYGTHIKITEDPRGQPVKLESQNVTIDYSYNEYKQLKRVTRLYEDGGDKKDYLYEDERNPTLLTGIIDERGIRYASWSYDGQGRAISSEHGAAADRMLVNYNNDGSTTIINALGKSTHYKFDLIQNVKHIISIKGLPSANCPDSNSSFTYDDRGNLKTKTNNNGNITTYSYNDRRLETSRTEASGTPDAKTIATEWHPTLFSPVRITEPNRLIQYTYDAQGRQLSKTVISR
- the hexR gene encoding transcriptional regulator HexR; the protein is MNLLQHIAQSRHLLRKSELKVADHVLLDPAAVMHSSMADLAHSVGISEPTIVRFCRAIGCSGFQDLKLKLAQSLAAGASFGQFAIHEDDSVADYSLKIFDTTLHTLMEVREKLDPVELQRAVSLMSQAQRVEFYGFGASGAVAADAQHKFFRLLLTAAAYSDPHMQAMSAVTLKPTDVAICISQSGRSKDLLITANLVRESGASLITLCPSQTPLAELSTVNLAIDVHEDTEIYTPLTSRIAHLVVIDVLAMGVAMARGPSLVNHLKSVKRSLRSLRLSPKSVKALDD
- a CDS encoding PA3496 family putative envelope integrity protein encodes the protein MAQHYEERNSAVKTRRQQEDQRRMAFRRAIEDRCEHRQLLAEIGDFPDAAELNYWQATPAASRRNAQPAR
- a CDS encoding LysR family transcriptional regulator — its product is MRKSLMRMTLRQLQIFNEVCDLRSYSRAADEMSLTQPAVSLQIRQLEELIGQPLFDYVGKKLYMTEAAEALQRASRDIFGRLENLDMQLSDMQGSLQGQLKLAVESSAKYFVPHLFAAFKRQHPEVNLHLTVVNRAQAIRRLSDNRDDLVIMSMVPQDMGLEFLPFLNNPIVAVAPPDHPLCHMGPLRLQDLEPYTLLLREPGSGTRLACEEYFKEKRVHFTQTVEVASAEAQRECVVAGLGLALLTRHALNLELATGALKELPVEELPLYRSWCLVQAKAKRLSPVAHAFLGFIRSERVQISALVERFDAKLPVLPASS
- a CDS encoding acetyl-CoA carboxylase biotin carboxylase subunit; this translates as MIKKILIANRGEIAVRIVRACAEMGIRSVAIYSDADRHALHVKRADEAHSIGAEPLAGYLNPRKLVNLAVETGCDALHPGYGFLSENAELADICAERGIKFIGPSAEVIRRMGDKTEARRSMIKAGVPVTPGTEGNVADIAEALTEGDRIGYPVMLKATSGGGGRGIRRCNSREELEQAFPRVISEATKAFGSAEVFLEKCIVNPKHIEAQILGDSFGNVVHLFERDCSIQRRNQKLIEIAPSPQLTPEQRAYIGDLSVRAAKAVGYENAGTVEFLLAEGEVYFMEMNTRVQVEHTITEEITGIDIVREQIRIASGLPLSVKQEDIQYRGFALQFRINAEDPKNNFLPSFGKITRYYAPGGPGVRTDTAIYTGYTIPPFYDSMCLKLVVWALTWEEAMDRGLRALDDMRLQGVKTTAAYYQEILRNPEFRSGQFNTSFVESHPELTNYSIKRKPEELALAIAAAIAAHAGL
- the oadA gene encoding sodium-extruding oxaloacetate decarboxylase subunit alpha; protein product: MSKTPSSKKIHVTDTILRDAHQSLLATRMRTDDMLPICDKLDKVGYWSLEVWGGATFDACVRFLKEDPWERLRKLRAALPNTRLQMLLRGQNLLGYRHYSDDVVKAFVAKAAVNGIDVFRIFDAMNDVRNLRVAIEAVKAAGKHAQGTIAYTTSPVHTIEAFVAQAKQMEAMGCDSVAIKDMAGLLTPYATGELVKALKSEQSLPIFIHSHDTAGLAAMCQLKAIENGADHIDTAISSFAWGTSHPGTESMVAALKGSEFDTGLSLELLQEIGLYFYAVRKKYHQFESEFTAVDTRVQVNQVPGGMISNLANQLKEQGALNRMSEVLAEIPRVREDLGFPPLVTPTSQIVGTQAFFNVLAGERYKTITNEVKLYLQGGYGKAPGTVDEKLRRQAIGSEEVIDVRPADLIKPEMTRLRGEIGALAKSEEDVLTYAMFPDIGRKFLEEREAGTLTPEVLLPIPEAGGVTSAGGEGVPTEFVIDVHGETYRVDITGVGVKAEGKRHFYLSIDGMPEEVVFEPLNEFVSGGSSKRKQASAPGHVSTTMPGNIVDVLVKEGDSVKAGQAVLITEAMKMETEVQSAIAGKVTAIHVAKGDRVNPGEILIEIEG